In Felis catus isolate Fca126 chromosome A2, F.catus_Fca126_mat1.0, whole genome shotgun sequence, the following proteins share a genomic window:
- the KCNH2 gene encoding potassium voltage-gated channel subfamily H member 2 isoform X3 produces MPVRRGHVAPQNTFLDTIIRKFEGQSRKFIIANARVENCAVIYCNDGFCELCGYSRAEVMQRPCTCDFLHGPRTQRRAAAQIAQALLGAEERKVEIAFYRKDGSCFLCLVDVVPVKNEDGTVIMFILNFEVVMEKDVVGSPAHDTNHRGPPTSWLAPGRAKTFRLKLPALLALTARESSVRPGGGGGGGGGGGGGGAGAPGAVVVDVDLTPAAPSRESLALDEVTAMDNHVAGLGPAEERRALVGPSSPPACAPDTHPSPRAHSLNPDASGSSCSLARTRSRESCASVRRASSADDIEAMRAGLPPPPRHASTGAMHPLRSGLLNSTSDSDLVRYRTISKIPQITLNFVDLKGDPFLASPTSDREIIAPKIKERTHNVTEKVTQVLSLGADVLPEYKLQAPRIHRWTILHYSPFKAVWDWLILLLVIYTAVFTPYSAAFLLKETEEGSTAPDCGYACQPLAVVDFIVDIMFIVDILINFRTTYVNANEEVVSHPGRIAVHYFKGWFLIDMVAAIPFDLLIFGSGSEELIGLLKTARLLRLVRVARKLDRYSEYGAAVLFLLMCTFALIAHWLACIWYAIGNMEQPHVDSRIGWLHNLGDQIGKPYNSSGLGGPSIKDKYVTALYFTFSSLTSVGFGNVSPNTNSEKIFSICVMLIGWKNDIFGEPLNLYARPGKSNGDVRALTYCDLHKIHRDDLLEVLDMYPEFSDHFWSSLEITFNLRDTNMIPGSPGSAELEGGFNRQRRRKLSFRRRTDKDPEQPGEVSALGPGRAGAGPSSRGRPGGPWGESPSSGPSSPESSEDEGPGRSSSPLRLVPFSSPRPPGEPPGGEPLTEEGEKSSDTCNPLSGAFSGVSNIFSFWGDSRGRQYQELPRCPAPTPSLLNIPLSSPSRRPRGDVESRLDALQRQLNRLETRLSADMASVLQLLQRQMTLVPPAYSAVTTPGPGPPSTSSLLPVSPIPTLTLDSLSQVSQFMALEELPPGTPELPQDGPTRRLSLPGQLGALTSQPLHRHGSDPGS; encoded by the exons GGAGCTGCTTCCTGTGCCTGGTGGACGTGGTGCCCGTAAAGAATGAAGATGGAACTGTCATCATGTTTATCCTCAACTTTGAGGTGGTGATGGAAAAGGACGTGGTGGGGTCCCCGGCCCATGACACCAATCACCGTGGACCCCCCACCAGCTGGTTGGCCCCGG GCCGAGCCAAGACCTTCCGCCTGAAGCTGCCCGCGCTGCTGGCCTTGACGGCCCGGGAGTCATCGGTGcggcccggcggcggcggcggcggcggcggcggcggcggcgggggcggcgcgggCGCCCCGGGGGCCGTGGTGGTGGACGTGGACCTGACGCCGGCGGCGCCCAGCCGCGAGTCGCTCGCCCTGGACGAGGTGACGGCCATGGACAACCAcgtggcagggctggggccagcGGAGGAGCGGCGCGCGCTGGTGGGCCCCAGCTCACCGCCTGCCTGCGCGCCCGACACGCACCCCTCACCCCGGGCGCACAGCCTCAACCCCGACGCCTCCGGCTCCAGCTGCAGCCTGGCCCGGACGCGCTCCCGGGAGAGCTGCGCCAGCGTGCGCCGCGCCTCCTCCGCTGACGACATCGAGGCCATGCGCGCCGGGCTGCCCCCGCCGCCGCGCCACGCCAGCACCG GGGCCATGCACCCCCTGCGCAGCGGCCTGCTTAACTCCACGTCAGATTCCGACCTCGTGCGCTACCGTACCATTAGCAAGATTCCCCAAATCACCCTCAACTTTGTGGACCTCAAGGGGGACCCCTTCTTGGCTTCGCCCACCAGTGACCGGGAGATCATAGCACCCAAGATAAAGGAGAGGACCCACAATGTCACTGAGAAGGTCACCCAG GTCCTGTCCCTGGGGGCTGATGTGCTGCCAGAATATAAGCTGCAGGCGCCTCGGATCCACCGCTGGACCATCCTGCACTACAGCCCCTTCAAGGCCGTGTGGGACTGGCTCATCCTGCTGCTGGTTATCTACACGGCCGTCTTCACACCTTACTCGGCCGCCTTCCTGCTGAAGGAGACGGAAGAGGGCTCCACGGCCCCTGACTGTGGCTATGCCTGCCAGCCGCTGGCCGTGGTGGACTTCATTGTGGACATCATGTTCATCGTGGACATCCTCATCAACTTCCGCACCACGTACGTGAATGCCAACGAGGAGGTGGTCAGCCATCCCGGCCGCATTGCCGTCCACTACTTCAAGGGCTGGTTCCTCATCGACATGGTGGCTGCCATCCCCTTCGACCTGCTCATCTTTGGCTCTGGCTCTGAGGAG ctGATCGGACTGCTGAAGACGGCGCGGCTGCTGCGGCTGGTGCGTGTGGCGAGGAAGCTGGACCGCTACTCGGAGTACGGGGCAGCCGTGCTcttcctgctcatgtgcactttCGCGCTCATTGCGCACTGGCTGGCCTGCATCTGGTACGCCATCGGCAACATGGAGCAGCCACACGTGGACTCCCGCATCGGCTGGCTGCACAACCTGGGCGACCAGATCGGCAAGCCCTACAACAGCAGCGGCCTGGGAGGCCCCTCCATCAAGGACAAGTACGTCACGGCCCTCTACTTCACCTTCAGCAGCCTCACCAGCGTGGGCTTCGGCAACGTCTCCCCCAACACTAACTCGGAGAAGATCTTCTCCATCTGTGTCATGCTCATTGGCT GGAAGAATGACATCTTTGGAGAGCCTTTAAACCTGTATGCTCGGCCCGGCAAGTCCAATGGGGACGTGCGGGCCCTCACCTACTGCGACCTGCACAAGATCCACCGGGATGACCTACTGGAGGTGCTGGACATGTACCCCGAGTTCTCGGACCACTTCTGGTCCAGCCTGGAAATCACCTTCAACCTGCGGGAC ACCAACATGATCCCTGGGTCTCCCGGCAGCGCGGAGCTGGAGGGCGGCTTCAACAGGCAACGCAGGCGCAAGCTGTCCTTCCGCCGGCGCACCGACAAGG ACCCGGAACAGCCAGGGGAGGTGTCGGCCttggggccgggccgggcgggggcaGGGCCGAGTAGCCGGGGCCGGCCAGGGGGACCGTGGGGGGAGAGCCCATCCAGCGGCCCCTCCAGCCCTGAGAGCAGTGAGGATGAGGGCCCAGGCCGCAGCTCCAGCCCCCTCCGCCTGGTGCCCttctccagccccaggccccccgGAGAGCCGCCGGGTGGGGAGCCGCtgacagaggaaggggagaagagcagTGACACTTGTAACCCGCTGTCAG GCGCCTTCTCAGGAGTGTCCAACATCTTCAGCTTCTGGGGGGACAGTCGGGGCCGCCAGTACCAGGAGCTGCCtcgctgccctgcccccacccccagcctcctgaACATCCCCCTGTCCAGCCCCAGCCGGAGGCCCCGGGGCGACGTGGAGAGCAGGCTGGATGCCCTTCAGAGGCAGCTCAACAG GCTGGAGACCCGGCTGAGTGCAGACATGGCCAGTGTCCTGCAGCTGCTGCAGAGGCAGATGACGCTGGTCCCACCTGCTTACAGTGCTGTGACCAccccggggcccggccccccctccacctcctctctgctgcccgtcagccccatccccaccctcaccctggaCTCGCTTTCTCAG GTTTCCCAGTTCATGGCGTTGGAGGAGCTCCCCCCGGGGACCCCAGAGCTCCCCCAAGACGGCCCCACTCGACGCCTCTCCCTGCCGGGCCAGCTGGGGGccctcacctcccagcccctgcaCAGACATGGCTCAGACCCGGGCAGTTAG